The Euphorbia lathyris chromosome 3, ddEupLath1.1, whole genome shotgun sequence genome contains a region encoding:
- the LOC136221888 gene encoding transcription termination factor MTERF8, chloroplastic-like isoform X1, with protein MATNFIRNIIFLPHIRLRFLHSSATISPVPPPLPTIETSSSSFTVEFLVNSCGLSLKSALSVSNKFQLNEKTPQIPQAVLQLFKSHHFSDTHVAQLIVKRPQVLNCRIHDNLKPKFEYLVKIGFEGEMLPHIILSNPNITRASLVSQIKPSVECLRLFLDSDEKFLTVVKRGSWLLTHNMKILLQPNVDVLVKEGGVPAHVVERLLLLHPRFILHYPERLINAVNSVKNLGFETTDKMFIQAFRVMLQMSESTWNKKIEVMKSLGFSEEDVLKAFKRHPQCLALSEENTRKTLDFYFNTMKLEPQTIIVNPNLLGYSIEKRVRPRYHVLKVLESKKLIKGSKKLEILVISEKNFREKYIDQFIDEVPGLLDFYLGIKEAKSSVLDGEEQDYRKTYC; from the exons ATGGCTACCAATTTCATTAGAAATATCATCTTCCTTCCTCACATTCGATTACGTTTTCTTCATTCTTCTGCAACTATATCTCCCGTTCCTCCTCCATTACCCACCATTGAAACTTCTTCGTCATCGTTTACTGTCGAATTTCTCGTCAATTCATGTGGGCTTTCATTAAAATCGGCTCTATCTGTCTCCAACAAGTTTCAGCTCAACGAAAAGACTCCACAAATCCCTCAAGCTGTACTCCAACTCTTTAAATCTCATCATTTCAGCGACACCCATGTCGCCCAATTGATCGTGAAACGCCCTCAAGTTCTCAATTGCAGAATTCATGACAATCTCAAACCCAAATTTGAGTACCTCGTCAAAATTGGCTTTGAAGGTGAGATGCTTCCCCATATCATTTTGTCGAATCCGAATATTACCAGAGCCTCTTTAGTTTCTCAAATCAAACCGTCTGTCGAGTGTTTGAGGTTGTTTTTAGATAGTGATGAGAAATTTCTAACTGTTGTTAAGCGTGGATCATGGTTGTTGACTCACAATATGAAGATTCTATTGCAACCAAATGTTGATGTTTTAGTGAAAGAGGGAGGAGTGCCTGCTCATGTTGTGGAGAGGTTACTACTTTTGCATCCAAGATTTATACTCCATTATCCTGAAAGGTTGATTAATGCTGTGAATTCTGTTAAAAATCTGGGTTTTGAAACTACTGATAAAATGTTCATACAAGCTTTTAGAGTGATGTTACAAATGAGTGAGTCAACTTGGAATAAGAAAATTGAGGTGATGAAGAGTCTGGGATTTAGTGAGGAGGATGTTCTAAAAGCTTTCAAGCGACATCCACAATGTTTAGCTTTATCTGAGGAGAACACTAGGAAGACTTTGGATTTCTACTTTAATACTATGAAGTTGGAGCCTCAAACTATAATTGTAAATCCCAATCTACTTGGGTATTCAATTGAGAAAAGAGTTCGTCCAAGGTATCATGTTTTGAAGGTTTTGGAGTCAAAAAAGCTGATAAAAGGGTCTAAGAAGTTAGAGATCTTAGTCATAAGTGAGAAGAATTTTCGGGAGAAATATATTGATCAATTCATAGATGAAGTCCCTGGTTTGTTGGATTTTTATCTTGGTATCAAGGAAGCTAAAAGCTCCGTGCTCGATGGAGAGGAA CAAGATTACAGGAAAACATACTGCTGA
- the LOC136221888 gene encoding transcription termination factor MTERF8, chloroplastic-like isoform X2, with translation MATNFIRNIIFLPHIRLRFLHSSATISPVPPPLPTIETSSSSFTVEFLVNSCGLSLKSALSVSNKFQLNEKTPQIPQAVLQLFKSHHFSDTHVAQLIVKRPQVLNCRIHDNLKPKFEYLVKIGFEGEMLPHIILSNPNITRASLVSQIKPSVECLRLFLDSDEKFLTVVKRGSWLLTHNMKILLQPNVDVLVKEGGVPAHVVERLLLLHPRFILHYPERLINAVNSVKNLGFETTDKMFIQAFRVMLQMSESTWNKKIEVMKSLGFSEEDVLKAFKRHPQCLALSEENTRKTLDFYFNTMKLEPQTIIVNPNLLGYSIEKRVRPRYHVLKVLESKKLIKGSKKLEILVISEKNFREKYIDQFIDEVPGLLDFYLGIKEAKSSVLDGEEEMEPT, from the exons ATGGCTACCAATTTCATTAGAAATATCATCTTCCTTCCTCACATTCGATTACGTTTTCTTCATTCTTCTGCAACTATATCTCCCGTTCCTCCTCCATTACCCACCATTGAAACTTCTTCGTCATCGTTTACTGTCGAATTTCTCGTCAATTCATGTGGGCTTTCATTAAAATCGGCTCTATCTGTCTCCAACAAGTTTCAGCTCAACGAAAAGACTCCACAAATCCCTCAAGCTGTACTCCAACTCTTTAAATCTCATCATTTCAGCGACACCCATGTCGCCCAATTGATCGTGAAACGCCCTCAAGTTCTCAATTGCAGAATTCATGACAATCTCAAACCCAAATTTGAGTACCTCGTCAAAATTGGCTTTGAAGGTGAGATGCTTCCCCATATCATTTTGTCGAATCCGAATATTACCAGAGCCTCTTTAGTTTCTCAAATCAAACCGTCTGTCGAGTGTTTGAGGTTGTTTTTAGATAGTGATGAGAAATTTCTAACTGTTGTTAAGCGTGGATCATGGTTGTTGACTCACAATATGAAGATTCTATTGCAACCAAATGTTGATGTTTTAGTGAAAGAGGGAGGAGTGCCTGCTCATGTTGTGGAGAGGTTACTACTTTTGCATCCAAGATTTATACTCCATTATCCTGAAAGGTTGATTAATGCTGTGAATTCTGTTAAAAATCTGGGTTTTGAAACTACTGATAAAATGTTCATACAAGCTTTTAGAGTGATGTTACAAATGAGTGAGTCAACTTGGAATAAGAAAATTGAGGTGATGAAGAGTCTGGGATTTAGTGAGGAGGATGTTCTAAAAGCTTTCAAGCGACATCCACAATGTTTAGCTTTATCTGAGGAGAACACTAGGAAGACTTTGGATTTCTACTTTAATACTATGAAGTTGGAGCCTCAAACTATAATTGTAAATCCCAATCTACTTGGGTATTCAATTGAGAAAAGAGTTCGTCCAAGGTATCATGTTTTGAAGGTTTTGGAGTCAAAAAAGCTGATAAAAGGGTCTAAGAAGTTAGAGATCTTAGTCATAAGTGAGAAGAATTTTCGGGAGAAATATATTGATCAATTCATAGATGAAGTCCCTGGTTTGTTGGATTTTTATCTTGGTATCAAGGAAGCTAAAAGCTCCGTGCTCGATGGAGAGGAA GAGATGGAACCAACCTGA